From the genome of Chlorocebus sabaeus isolate Y175 chromosome 2, mChlSab1.0.hap1, whole genome shotgun sequence, one region includes:
- the GATD3 gene encoding glutamine amidotransferase-like class 1 domain-containing protein 3, mitochondrial isoform X2, with translation MAAVRALVGSRLAAASAFASLSPGGRTPSQRAAVHLSAPHPAAKVALVLSGCGVYDGTEIHEASAILVHLSRGGAEVQIFAPDVPQMHVIDHTKGQPSESESRNVLTESARIARGTITDLAKLSAANHDAAIFPGGFGAAKNLSTFAVDGKDCKVNKEVERVLKEFHQAGKPIGCDASTSLPAPAPWWSRNPVLRCPGLSCIWCWHLFQVGEIPGAG, from the exons ATGGCGGCTGTGAGGGCCCTGGTAGGCTCGAGGCTCGCTGCGGCATCTGCGTTCGCGTCCCTGTCCCCCGGCGGTCGGACGCCTTCCCAGCGCGCAGCCGTTCACCTCTCCGCGCCGCACCCCGCGGCCAAGGTCGCGCTG GTGCTGTCTGGATGCGGAGTCTACGATGGGACCGAGATCCACGAGGCCTCGGC GATCCTGGTGCACCTGAGCCGTGGAGGGGCTGAAGTCCAGATCTTTGCTCCTGACGTCCCTCAGATGCATGTGATTGACCACACCAAGGGGCAGCCTTCTGAAAGCGAGAGCAG GAATGTTTTGACCGAGTCTGCAAGGATCGCCCGTGGCACGATCACAGACCTGGCCAAGCTCAGTGCAGCCAACCATGATGCCGCCATCTTTCCAGGAGGCTTTGGAGCGGCTAAAAACCT GAGCACGTTTGCCGTGGACGGGAAAGATTGCAAAGTTAATAAAGAAGTGGAGCGTGTCCTGAAGGAGTTCCACCAGGCGGGGAAGCCCATCGG GTGTGATGCTTCCACGAGCCTCCCCGCACCTGCTCCTTGGTGGTCCCGGAACCCGGTGCTGCGCTGTCCGGGTCTCAGCTGCATCTGGTGCTGGCATCTGTTCCAGGTTGGAGAAATCCCTGGAGCAGGGTGA